A genome region from Flavobacterium sp. CFS9 includes the following:
- the gwsS gene encoding grasp-with-spasm system SPASM domain peptide maturase, whose amino-acid sequence MKPTNFVLFADCIPVKGSSRSIICDTKNNNFYFIPNGLYDILEAYNGRTIEKIKNDFKHQYDEIIDDYFDFLIANKLIFFSSNPDLFPKMSTHWDSPSLITNIIIDYDDIIHDFNTLVPQFETLKCSYIQLRFYKHVSLACIKGIVETVRKEKSRIVSIDFIVPYCESFDFDEVNKMLLENRRIHSIIIFNSPYDKSYNSLNRKMGYLTLVKRNVMNEKHCGIINNEYFYSNIKLFSESQHYNTCLNKKLSIDKEGNIKNCPSMSLSFGNIKDTMLKKALHHKNFKKYWNITKDQIAVCKDCEFRHICTDCRAYIEEPDNMYSKPLKCGYDPYSNKWSEWSTNPLKQKGIDFYGMKV is encoded by the coding sequence TTGAAACCCACTAATTTTGTTCTTTTTGCAGATTGTATTCCTGTCAAAGGAAGCAGCAGAAGTATTATTTGTGACACTAAGAATAACAATTTTTATTTTATTCCAAATGGTTTATATGATATTTTGGAAGCCTATAATGGTAGAACGATTGAAAAAATAAAAAACGATTTTAAACATCAATATGATGAAATAATTGACGACTATTTTGATTTTTTGATTGCTAACAAACTTATCTTTTTTAGCTCAAATCCGGACTTATTTCCTAAAATGAGTACCCATTGGGATTCTCCTTCTCTTATAACCAATATCATTATAGATTATGATGACATTATTCATGACTTTAATACTCTGGTTCCTCAATTTGAAACCTTAAAATGTTCTTATATTCAGCTACGATTTTATAAACATGTGAGTCTTGCCTGTATAAAAGGTATTGTTGAAACCGTAAGGAAGGAAAAATCCCGAATTGTTTCAATTGACTTTATAGTGCCCTATTGTGAAAGTTTTGATTTCGATGAAGTAAATAAAATGCTTTTAGAAAATAGAAGAATACATTCGATTATCATTTTTAATTCGCCATATGATAAAAGTTACAATTCCCTGAATCGAAAAATGGGTTATTTAACGCTGGTAAAAAGAAATGTAATGAATGAAAAACATTGCGGAATAATAAATAACGAATATTTCTATTCAAACATTAAACTTTTTAGCGAATCACAGCACTATAACACTTGCTTAAACAAAAAACTCTCTATCGATAAAGAGGGTAACATAAAAAATTGTCCTTCAATGTCATTAAGTTTTGGTAATATAAAAGACACAATGTTAAAGAAAGCATTACATCACAAAAACTTTAAAAAATACTGGAATATTACCAAAGACCAAATAGCGGTTTGCAAAGATTGTGAGTTTAGACATATTTGTACAGATTGTCGTGCCTATATCGAAGAGCCTGATAATATGTACTCAAAACCGTTAAAGTGTGGTTATGATCCTTACAGTAATAAATGGTCGGAGTGGAGTACTAATCCTTTAAAACAAAAAGGTATTGATTTTTATGGTATGAAAGTATGA
- a CDS encoding TonB-dependent receptor, translating into MKNSSLLVLVFLFQTFSFAQQYELKGKVINQNKSAVEFIIGSLFNPQKALAAQASTDSLGSFVVKVPKGNYRLVLEQFGTEYMNREITIDHNIDLGIIEIKESVQLEGVTLQSRKKLIEQKVDRLVFNVENSVTATGGTALDALKATPTVRVQNEVVSIVGKGEILVMIDDRLQRMPQEDLAAFLKSIPSDNIKSIEVITTPPAKYDAEGNSGLINIKLKTAKANSWNANVGTSYTQKTYAGGNVNGLFTYNHDRLSAQASVSKGKQKLLTTSESTIFYKDQTWKQEVQNKSTADVLSLGLGLDYKVTEKWSTGLKYLGSFTDKVNANNPFTTIYDNTNGMADSYITSNANAKNNPKMNAVNFHNSVALDSLGKNISMDLDYFDYNKKDYRFFSGNELDSNQSTIPGGFFSSTNSNVNAIKNYSANIDVSLPYDWANLSFGAKTFHTNTNNNLIVYDNETGAPVLNTNQSNVFNYKEYNQALYFSGSKKINSKWETQIGLRIEATQTKGYSENLNQTNTNNYIKLFPTAYLTYVPNENNSFSLNYSRRIRRPDFDYLNPFVIKTNPYFYSEGNPYLKPSLIDNFEFSFIRNQKWVNSVYFSQVSDFGQELSIIDPGTNITRNTPLNYANTYQIGLSTSYNFNKWSWWNSFTGFNLNYQNVKSKTDFIQSIDGYNGYLYSNNDFTINSNKTLFLGLNYGLQLPGRYQIFNISTLNILDISVKLLTFNKNLSVTIIGEDLLNAQKPLISYDSNHIKTNVKSYSDTRGFRISLSYKFGNQNIKSKQRDFGNEEERNRAN; encoded by the coding sequence ATGAAAAATAGTAGCCTTTTAGTACTTGTCTTTTTATTTCAAACCTTTTCTTTTGCTCAACAATATGAACTTAAGGGAAAAGTGATCAACCAAAATAAATCAGCTGTTGAATTCATCATCGGCAGTTTGTTCAACCCTCAAAAGGCTTTAGCCGCTCAGGCTTCAACCGACAGTTTAGGAAGTTTTGTTGTGAAAGTTCCAAAAGGGAATTACCGTTTGGTACTGGAACAATTTGGTACCGAATATATGAACCGCGAAATTACAATTGATCACAATATAGATCTGGGTATCATTGAAATTAAGGAATCGGTACAATTGGAGGGAGTTACGCTGCAATCAAGAAAAAAACTGATCGAACAAAAAGTGGACCGACTTGTTTTTAATGTCGAAAACTCTGTAACGGCAACTGGAGGAACGGCTTTAGATGCTTTAAAAGCGACACCAACTGTAAGGGTTCAAAATGAGGTTGTTTCGATTGTAGGTAAAGGTGAAATTTTAGTGATGATTGACGATCGCTTGCAAAGAATGCCTCAGGAAGATCTGGCAGCATTCCTGAAATCAATTCCGTCTGACAATATTAAAAGCATTGAAGTGATTACCACACCTCCGGCAAAATATGATGCGGAAGGCAACAGCGGTCTTATTAATATTAAACTGAAAACGGCAAAAGCAAACTCGTGGAATGCTAATGTTGGGACTTCATACACTCAAAAAACATACGCAGGCGGCAATGTGAACGGATTGTTTACGTACAATCATGATAGACTTTCTGCTCAGGCTTCGGTAAGCAAAGGAAAACAAAAATTACTGACGACTTCTGAAAGTACTATTTTTTACAAGGACCAAACCTGGAAACAGGAAGTTCAAAACAAATCGACAGCAGATGTTTTAAGCTTAGGTCTTGGTCTTGATTATAAAGTAACCGAAAAATGGAGCACCGGACTTAAATACCTTGGCAGTTTTACAGATAAAGTAAATGCAAACAATCCTTTTACCACTATTTATGATAATACCAACGGAATGGCGGATTCTTATATTACTTCGAATGCCAATGCTAAAAATAATCCAAAAATGAATGCCGTTAACTTTCATAATTCGGTTGCATTAGACAGTTTAGGAAAAAACATTTCGATGGACTTGGATTATTTCGATTACAATAAAAAAGATTATCGTTTCTTTTCTGGAAATGAACTGGACAGTAATCAAAGCACTATTCCCGGAGGTTTCTTTTCTTCGACAAATTCAAATGTCAATGCCATCAAAAATTACTCGGCCAATATTGACGTTTCTTTACCATACGACTGGGCAAATCTTAGTTTTGGAGCGAAAACTTTCCATACCAATACCAACAACAATCTGATCGTGTACGATAACGAAACAGGAGCTCCGGTTCTCAACACCAATCAGTCCAATGTTTTTAATTATAAAGAGTACAATCAGGCTTTGTATTTCTCCGGAAGCAAAAAAATAAATTCAAAATGGGAGACTCAAATTGGTTTACGAATCGAGGCAACACAAACCAAAGGGTATTCTGAAAATCTGAATCAAACCAACACTAACAATTACATCAAATTATTCCCAACGGCTTATCTGACTTATGTTCCAAACGAAAACAATTCTTTTTCGCTAAACTACAGCAGAAGAATCCGCAGACCCGATTTTGACTATCTGAATCCTTTTGTCATTAAAACAAATCCTTATTTTTATTCCGAAGGGAATCCGTATTTAAAGCCTTCATTAATTGATAATTTTGAATTTTCGTTTATCCGAAATCAGAAATGGGTAAATTCTGTTTACTTCTCTCAGGTTTCCGATTTTGGACAAGAATTATCGATTATTGATCCTGGTACCAACATCACCAGAAACACACCTTTAAACTATGCAAATACTTACCAAATTGGACTTTCGACTTCTTATAATTTCAATAAATGGTCGTGGTGGAACAGCTTTACCGGATTCAATTTAAACTATCAAAATGTAAAATCAAAAACAGACTTTATTCAGTCAATCGATGGATATAACGGATACCTTTACAGCAATAATGATTTTACCATCAACAGCAACAAAACCTTATTTCTTGGTTTAAATTATGGTTTACAGCTGCCTGGCCGTTATCAAATTTTTAATATCTCGACTTTGAATATTCTTGACATTTCGGTTAAGCTGTTAACGTTCAATAAAAATCTTTCGGTTACCATCATTGGCGAGGATTTACTGAACGCACAAAAACCATTAATTTCTTATGATTCCAACCATATTAAAACCAATGTAAAAAGCTATTCAGACACGAGAGGTTTCAGAATTTCATTGAGCTATAAATTCGGGAACCAAAATATCAAGTCAAAACAACGTGATTTTGGTAATGAAGAAGAAAGAAACAGAGCAAACTAA
- a CDS encoding sensor histidine kinase produces the protein MYKGTLSKKVEVFIHLIYWLLMGYFTFVKNLIQAKNYTPDLFLSTYMIVFVLTFYFHYFVVMKLVFKSFQWKRFFAGVLVSYLFFTALRWLLEQEISDVLFHRINYINPTFFNYMEDNLHYSSMSVILSSLLWFVIYFIRLLEYNQVILEESKNTEIKFLKAQINPHFIFNTLNNIYSMVYFQSDKSLMAIEKLSQIMRFTTYESQKEKIKLADEIDYIKAYIELEQLRHQENAFIDFRIETQNISEEIPPYILSPLIENALKHGVTSNEKPIVIELRLKDKKLNFKVVNDIAVQKKDKLGGIGLSNLKMRLEIHYPQKHQIKVVNQNNQFTAELEIELK, from the coding sequence ATGTATAAAGGAACCTTATCCAAAAAAGTAGAAGTATTCATTCATCTCATATATTGGCTTTTGATGGGGTATTTCACCTTTGTCAAAAATCTAATCCAGGCCAAAAACTACACTCCGGATCTGTTCCTGTCTACGTATATGATTGTGTTTGTACTAACCTTCTATTTTCATTATTTTGTGGTGATGAAACTGGTTTTTAAATCCTTTCAATGGAAGAGATTTTTTGCAGGAGTATTGGTTTCATACTTGTTTTTTACAGCCTTGCGATGGCTGTTGGAGCAGGAGATAAGTGACGTTTTATTTCATAGAATTAATTATATCAATCCAACCTTCTTTAATTATATGGAAGACAATCTGCACTATAGCAGTATGTCAGTCATTTTAAGTTCACTGCTTTGGTTTGTGATTTATTTTATTCGTTTGCTGGAGTACAACCAGGTTATTCTGGAAGAAAGTAAAAACACCGAGATTAAATTTCTGAAAGCGCAAATCAATCCGCATTTTATTTTTAATACCCTGAATAATATCTATTCGATGGTGTATTTTCAATCTGATAAATCATTGATGGCAATCGAAAAATTAAGCCAGATCATGCGTTTTACCACCTATGAATCTCAAAAAGAAAAGATAAAACTGGCAGATGAAATCGATTATATAAAAGCTTATATTGAGCTTGAGCAATTAAGACATCAGGAAAACGCTTTTATTGATTTCAGAATTGAAACTCAAAATATTTCTGAAGAAATTCCGCCTTATATTCTGTCGCCTTTAATTGAAAATGCTTTAAAACATGGTGTAACCTCCAATGAAAAACCAATTGTAATTGAGTTACGCTTAAAAGATAAGAAGCTTAATTTTAAAGTAGTCAATGATATTGCGGTGCAAAAGAAAGACAAGTTGGGGGGTATTGGATTAAGTAATTTGAAAATGAGACTGGAAATTCATTATCCGCAGAAACATCAGATAAAAGTAGTCAATCAAAACAACCAGTTTACAGCTGAACTTGAAATAGAATTAAAATGA
- a CDS encoding LytR/AlgR family response regulator transcription factor — MKKINCIILDDEPFAVKLMADYASKVPRLNVLYADSDVFKAIEILNNEVVDLVFIDIQMPQLTGIELMQMFNQKHNFIITSAYPDYALDVFQFHVIDYLLKPIVFNRFYQSVEKFIRWQETMQNQQTDDFLFVKADRKHHKIATENILYIEGLKDYIRIHTKGEKIMVLENMKDILEKLPLNQFVRIHRSYIIPKRKIKVIEGNQIQLTSGEQLPIGETYRKLVSDWLN, encoded by the coding sequence ATGAAAAAAATAAATTGTATCATATTAGACGACGAACCGTTTGCAGTAAAACTAATGGCTGATTATGCTTCTAAAGTACCGAGATTAAATGTTTTATATGCCGATTCAGATGTTTTTAAAGCCATTGAAATCTTAAACAATGAAGTGGTTGATTTGGTGTTTATCGACATTCAGATGCCACAATTAACTGGGATTGAGTTGATGCAAATGTTCAATCAGAAGCACAATTTTATCATCACATCTGCCTATCCGGATTATGCTTTGGATGTTTTTCAGTTTCACGTTATAGATTATTTACTCAAGCCAATTGTTTTTAATCGTTTTTATCAGAGTGTTGAGAAATTTATCCGTTGGCAGGAAACCATGCAAAACCAGCAAACCGATGATTTTCTGTTTGTAAAAGCCGACAGAAAGCATCATAAAATAGCTACCGAAAATATTCTTTACATTGAAGGACTCAAAGACTACATCAGGATTCACACCAAAGGCGAAAAAATTATGGTTTTGGAAAACATGAAAGATATACTCGAAAAACTTCCCCTAAATCAATTTGTTCGTATACATCGTTCGTATATCATTCCAAAAAGAAAAATAAAAGTGATTGAGGGAAACCAAATACAGTTAACCAGCGGGGAACAGCTTCCTATTGGGGAAACTTACCGGAAACTGGTGAGTGACTGGCTTAATTAA
- a CDS encoding ATP-binding protein, with the protein MELILQFLKTQFQFQLDTLFQAENPTAKPVLIQLDSNGFINEFILENNLTQTDTLLLGLALVHHIKPDFLSSIIAEYLPNGGELPEFGGVKSKNHRGILPTGETAQFLIAGNDLDARISFYNYLHNQSFLYQKRIIKIESVPNGEPKLSGLLILEDEYIEKFITGKILKPQLSSIFPAQLIETALDWDDLVLNSSTLNQIKEIETWLKFNEILLHEWNMKATIKPGFRVMFYGAPGTGKTLTASLLGKYTQRDVYRIDLSMVISKYIGETEKNLSSLFDKAADKDWILFFDEADAVFGKRTNVRDAHDKYANQEVSYLLQRIENHPGLVILASNFKTNIDTAFTRRFQSIIEFEVPSSRERLQLWENNLPKGIKIAEDVNLNEISKKYEITGANIVNIIQYACLRTLEDQNENINLHHLLQGIKKEYVKEGKMM; encoded by the coding sequence ATGGAACTTATACTTCAGTTTCTTAAAACCCAATTTCAATTTCAGCTTGATACCCTTTTTCAAGCCGAAAACCCAACTGCAAAACCTGTTTTAATTCAACTGGATTCCAACGGGTTTATCAACGAATTTATCCTTGAAAATAACCTCACCCAAACGGATACACTCTTATTGGGATTAGCTCTTGTTCACCATATCAAACCTGATTTTTTAAGTTCGATTATTGCAGAATATTTACCCAACGGAGGAGAATTACCCGAATTTGGAGGTGTAAAGTCAAAAAACCACCGCGGTATTTTACCAACAGGCGAGACGGCTCAGTTTCTAATAGCCGGAAATGATCTTGACGCCCGAATTTCTTTCTATAACTACCTGCACAATCAGTCCTTTCTTTATCAAAAAAGAATCATTAAAATAGAATCTGTTCCAAATGGCGAACCTAAACTAAGCGGTTTACTGATTCTTGAAGACGAATACATCGAGAAATTCATCACCGGAAAAATCCTTAAACCTCAGCTTAGCAGCATTTTTCCTGCTCAGCTCATTGAAACCGCGCTAGACTGGGACGATCTGGTACTCAATTCTTCCACTTTAAATCAAATTAAAGAAATTGAAACCTGGCTTAAATTTAATGAGATTCTGCTACACGAATGGAACATGAAAGCCACTATTAAACCAGGCTTCAGAGTAATGTTTTATGGTGCACCCGGAACAGGAAAAACCCTTACAGCTTCACTTCTTGGAAAATATACACAGAGAGATGTTTATAGAATTGACTTGTCTATGGTTATTTCGAAATACATTGGCGAAACCGAAAAAAATCTGTCCTCTCTTTTTGACAAAGCAGCCGATAAAGACTGGATTCTCTTTTTTGACGAAGCCGATGCCGTTTTCGGAAAAAGAACCAATGTAAGAGATGCTCATGATAAATACGCCAATCAGGAAGTTTCATACCTGTTGCAGCGTATCGAGAATCATCCCGGTTTAGTTATTCTGGCTTCTAATTTTAAAACCAATATTGACACAGCCTTTACCCGAAGATTTCAATCTATCATCGAATTCGAAGTACCTTCTTCCCGTGAACGTTTACAGCTTTGGGAGAACAATCTGCCCAAAGGAATCAAAATTGCTGAAGATGTTAACCTCAACGAAATTTCAAAAAAATACGAGATTACTGGTGCTAATATTGTCAACATTATTCAATATGCCTGTCTCCGAACATTAGAAGATCAAAACGAAAACATTAATCTTCACCATCTTCTTCAAGGCATTAAAAAAGAATATGTCAAAGAAGGGAAAATGATGTAA
- a CDS encoding DUF4157 domain-containing protein — translation MTAFTKKSAHSQNHAASANEKGNDAFFGVQAKLSIGKSNDKYEAEADKAADQIVAKAPKNNPEPFFSPSPIVQNKLEEVQKKEEAAPQKSIAENISPVVQLKPETEEKETVVQEKATTEEAIPTKTEIQKKETAKTTENVLTPKPVVQAKKAEEEVQTKEEEEEEIQSKEDEKELQMSASADANPSDDSNLEDNLSRSKGGGSPLSENIRTEMESGFGADFGKVKVHNDSNAVQMNKELGSQAFASGNNIYFNEGKYNTNSTAGKHLLAHELTHTLQQGASTVQPKMIQKTPTATTPVATASASSERISLQTPTFTPPEAIATQIEAAGSRGAEVDVTFGQWASGTIKMKKNTDGTYNTKDNRQSINLNISYLSPLTSINITPVLAIQIDNNNINGYITVKTGDRLVGNPAGLINAIKDNSEAFGWIGIDVTSVPNVQNSIEGGNLTLTANGIPVQLGGFVNATLDFGIQGEAITFRASGSIEVPNLDPTQITIERNAEGNITGEIDLAVNMANFNGSIHAAFLNGTFDIRGTVGYQTEKISGQVTLLVTDAATARNAALSQLDPAQIDESARETNGIPEANSGPTPGPRAMAGWGEVDFSFTEWMTGRAMVIIDNEGHVTIHGEITPPAEVELFAQRDYIREIFTVEVRTMYGVPLVGNVFLFANIGLEALAKIGPAKIYNIRAVGTYSTDPAVFNDFSLSASFNMSMFAGLRLRAEGGLGVELLGHDIKVGVGVNALAGIRGYVDATPTIGYRETASPEAGRQGEFYIHGHAEMAAQPFLALGGDLFVELDSPWWSPAPDDKWTWPLGELEYPLPGEFGIGADVDYVLGSDELPEVEFAPVDFNSDKFMTDLMNDHVPPAQSTDTEHPAEFQEGAAGGEGSATPQVTDSTGNPNAGTTGTPPGADAPPNPPTPEVLAHWGDGLQALRALATTSENHPLTQAQITAELNPIRTRHHFTHLTARRNGENWNIDAEMPNINNHNTPILVKGIRGAGEEENGEVNGETNAVKGEILQIERPFDETDGDRHTLRFRDNHNAIQLMVHSDPKDIFEYLHSDEVDQNDSTVRDAIRLATEIRTMANNAANTSGVIPNLNSKMRELSEMMSHIRGNLRRYLPANPVYNYQPQGNKAHKAEVTLLSANRSGGTEPGGSFVQGWEAIQTGGLTRGAGHWKRLHLINQGFGGFGIPENLTPGTTSNNSSYDNRFDDPVKNLIGSRPNDPTKQGVVKIVAEVDSYYSGLFPANVSAPLGGPLDVKDPANRVTRDNYAQHIKFEAWEYNYVNRSWELGNKFVDAGLDIDLPDWNSVNPPVIGVGTRSEIVRAYNSLQPRDKYRVDSQLSSSFESILTDTVMDIIRSRTYSNVTDFRNAITAEVSAPSTPSGRRTPETITRLNEVKNIIPIMVNANVLKF, via the coding sequence ATGACTGCTTTTACTAAAAAATCTGCTCATTCCCAGAATCATGCTGCTTCAGCAAATGAGAAGGGTAATGATGCTTTTTTTGGTGTACAGGCAAAACTCAGCATCGGCAAATCAAATGATAAATATGAAGCAGAAGCCGACAAAGCTGCAGATCAGATAGTCGCTAAGGCTCCTAAAAATAATCCTGAACCGTTTTTCAGCCCATCACCCATAGTTCAAAATAAATTAGAGGAGGTACAAAAAAAGGAGGAAGCCGCTCCCCAAAAATCAATAGCTGAAAACATCTCTCCTGTTGTTCAGCTAAAACCTGAAACAGAAGAAAAAGAAACTGTCGTACAGGAAAAAGCAACTACAGAAGAAGCTATTCCGACTAAAACTGAAATACAAAAAAAAGAAACTGCCAAAACTACTGAAAATGTACTGACCCCAAAACCGGTTGTTCAGGCTAAAAAAGCCGAAGAAGAAGTTCAAACTAAAGAAGAAGAAGAAGAGGAAATCCAATCCAAAGAAGACGAAAAAGAACTTCAGATGAGTGCCAGTGCCGATGCTAATCCTTCTGATGATTCGAATTTGGAAGACAATTTAAGCCGTAGTAAAGGCGGCGGCTCACCACTTTCTGAAAACATCAGAACAGAGATGGAATCCGGTTTCGGGGCTGATTTTGGCAAGGTAAAAGTCCACAACGATTCAAATGCCGTTCAAATGAACAAAGAATTAGGATCCCAGGCATTTGCAAGCGGAAATAACATTTACTTTAACGAAGGTAAATACAATACCAATTCAACCGCCGGAAAGCATCTTTTAGCACACGAGTTGACACACACCTTACAGCAAGGTGCCAGTACCGTCCAGCCTAAAATGATTCAGAAAACGCCAACTGCCACAACTCCGGTTGCTACAGCATCAGCCAGTAGTGAACGTATTTCTTTGCAGACCCCAACATTTACGCCACCAGAAGCAATTGCCACTCAGATTGAAGCGGCGGGAAGCAGAGGCGCTGAGGTCGATGTGACCTTTGGTCAATGGGCGTCAGGCACAATCAAAATGAAAAAAAATACAGACGGCACCTACAATACAAAAGACAATAGACAAAGCATAAATCTTAATATTAGCTATTTAAGTCCGCTTACAAGTATAAATATTACCCCGGTTTTAGCCATTCAAATAGATAATAATAACATAAATGGTTATATTACCGTAAAAACAGGAGATCGGTTAGTTGGAAACCCGGCCGGACTGATTAATGCCATTAAAGACAATAGCGAAGCTTTTGGTTGGATTGGAATTGATGTAACAAGTGTTCCAAACGTGCAAAACAGCATTGAAGGCGGAAATCTGACGTTAACCGCAAATGGAATTCCTGTTCAACTGGGAGGGTTTGTGAATGCAACTCTTGACTTTGGAATTCAGGGCGAAGCTATCACATTTAGAGCCAGTGGAAGTATTGAAGTTCCAAACCTGGATCCAACTCAAATTACAATTGAACGTAATGCCGAAGGAAATATAACCGGTGAAATTGATTTGGCTGTAAATATGGCCAATTTTAACGGTAGCATCCACGCTGCTTTTTTAAATGGAACCTTTGACATTAGAGGTACTGTAGGCTATCAAACCGAAAAAATAAGTGGTCAGGTCACTTTGTTAGTGACTGATGCGGCAACAGCCAGAAATGCTGCTTTAAGCCAGCTCGATCCTGCTCAAATTGATGAAAGTGCGAGAGAAACAAATGGAATTCCTGAAGCAAACAGTGGACCAACACCTGGCCCCAGAGCTATGGCAGGCTGGGGTGAAGTTGATTTTAGCTTTACCGAATGGATGACAGGCAGAGCGATGGTTATTATTGATAATGAAGGTCATGTTACTATTCATGGAGAAATAACGCCACCTGCCGAAGTAGAATTATTTGCCCAACGAGATTATATTAGAGAAATCTTTACGGTTGAAGTCCGTACCATGTATGGAGTTCCGTTAGTCGGTAATGTTTTCTTGTTTGCTAATATTGGTTTAGAAGCTTTGGCTAAAATTGGTCCGGCTAAAATTTATAACATCAGAGCTGTGGGAACCTATTCTACGGATCCTGCGGTATTTAATGATTTCAGTCTTTCCGCCTCTTTCAACATGTCCATGTTTGCTGGACTGCGACTACGAGCAGAAGGAGGACTAGGGGTTGAATTACTGGGACATGATATAAAAGTAGGTGTTGGCGTTAATGCATTAGCCGGAATTAGAGGATATGTTGATGCCACACCAACGATAGGTTACAGAGAAACGGCATCTCCTGAAGCCGGAAGACAAGGAGAGTTTTACATACATGGACATGCCGAAATGGCGGCACAGCCTTTCTTAGCATTAGGCGGTGATCTTTTTGTCGAACTAGACAGTCCGTGGTGGTCTCCCGCGCCAGATGATAAATGGACCTGGCCTTTAGGTGAATTAGAATATCCTTTGCCGGGAGAGTTTGGTATTGGCGCTGATGTAGATTACGTTTTAGGTTCTGACGAATTACCTGAAGTTGAATTCGCACCCGTTGATTTTAACTCAGATAAATTCATGACCGATTTAATGAATGACCACGTCCCTCCTGCTCAATCCACAGATACAGAGCACCCGGCAGAATTCCAGGAAGGAGCAGCCGGAGGAGAAGGAAGTGCGACTCCTCAGGTCACAGACTCAACAGGAAACCCTAATGCCGGAACAACCGGAACGCCGCCAGGGGCAGATGCTCCGCCTAATCCACCAACACCCGAAGTTCTGGCACATTGGGGTGATGGATTACAAGCATTACGAGCCTTGGCTACTACATCAGAAAACCACCCTTTAACACAAGCTCAAATTACAGCCGAATTAAACCCAATCAGAACCAGACATCATTTCACTCATTTAACAGCAAGAAGAAACGGCGAAAATTGGAATATTGATGCAGAAATGCCAAATATCAACAATCACAATACCCCAATTTTAGTAAAAGGAATAAGAGGGGCTGGTGAAGAAGAAAATGGAGAAGTGAATGGAGAAACTAATGCAGTAAAAGGTGAGATACTACAAATAGAAAGACCTTTTGATGAGACGGACGGAGACAGACACACTTTGCGATTTAGAGACAATCATAATGCGATTCAGCTAATGGTTCATAGTGATCCTAAAGATATCTTTGAATATTTACATTCTGATGAAGTCGATCAAAACGATAGTACCGTAAGAGATGCTATAAGACTGGCCACAGAAATAAGAACTATGGCAAATAATGCTGCAAATACTAGTGGCGTCATTCCTAACCTCAACTCAAAAATGAGAGAACTCAGTGAGATGATGAGTCATATCAGAGGTAATCTTAGAAGATATTTACCTGCAAATCCGGTATATAATTACCAGCCACAAGGCAACAAAGCACATAAGGCAGAGGTAACTTTACTATCCGCAAACAGATCGGGTGGTACAGAGCCCGGAGGTTCATTTGTACAAGGCTGGGAAGCCATTCAAACCGGAGGTCTCACGAGAGGTGCCGGTCATTGGAAAAGACTCCATCTTATCAATCAGGGTTTTGGAGGATTTGGAATTCCTGAAAATCTAACTCCGGGAACAACATCAAACAATTCTTCTTACGATAATAGATTTGATGACCCTGTAAAAAACTTAATAGGAAGTCGCCCCAATGATCCGACAAAACAAGGTGTAGTAAAAATTGTTGCTGAAGTAGACAGTTATTACAGCGGACTATTTCCGGCTAATGTTAGTGCTCCCTTAGGCGGACCTTTAGACGTTAAAGATCCTGCTAACAGAGTCACAAGAGATAATTACGCTCAGCATATAAAATTTGAAGCCTGGGAGTACAATTACGTCAATAGAAGCTGGGAATTAGGAAATAAATTTGTGGATGCCGGTTTGGATATTGATTTGCCCGATTGGAATTCAGTTAACCCTCCTGTAATCGGAGTGGGTACCAGAAGTGAAATTGTACGGGCCTACAACTCTCTCCAACCAAGAGATAAATATAGAGTTGACTCACAACTTAGCTCATCATTTGAAAGTATTCTAACGGATACCGTAATGGATATAATAAGAAGCAGAACATACAGTAATGTTACTGATTTTAGAAATGCTATAACAGCTGAAGTAAGTGCTCCATCAACTCCGTCAGGTCGCAGAACACCAGAAACCATAACCAGATTAAATGAAGTAAAAAACATCATCCCAATTATGGTCAATGCTAATGTATTAAAATTCTAA